One uncultured Flavobacterium sp. DNA segment encodes these proteins:
- a CDS encoding glutamate synthase subunit beta, whose translation MGKIGGFKEYNRADESNLVIAERVSNYNEFTIPLAKDKVKEQGSRCMDCGIPFCHSGCPLGNLIPDFNDMVHQEEWQSALEILQSTNNFPEFTGRLCPAPCEKACVLGIIKDPVSIENIEKNIVEIGFAEGWIKPQPPKKRTGKTVAVIGSGPAGLAAAQQLNRAGHTVTVFERDNAIGGLLRYGIPNFKLEKGIIDRRVAILEAEGITFKTDVNVGVNFSVAELNTFDSIVLCGGATERRSLPTKGIESKGVVQAMDFLTQQTKVLYGESIPDQIKATGKDVIVIGGGDTGSDCIGTSNRHGAKSVTNFEILPKPPVGRSESTPWPFWPLQLKTSSSHEEGCDRNWLINTKEFISNDKGELTGLKTVEVQWKMTPGQRPELIEKEGSEKIWPCDLALLALGFTGPEKTLSEQLGIETDFRSNYKATNYQTNVPHIFTAGDMRRGQSLIVWAISEGREAAREVDLFLMGSTNLPTKGNGDLPSL comes from the coding sequence ATGGGTAAAATAGGCGGATTTAAAGAATATAACAGAGCCGACGAAAGTAATTTAGTAATAGCAGAACGTGTTTCTAACTACAACGAATTTACTATTCCGTTAGCAAAAGATAAAGTAAAAGAACAAGGTTCAAGATGTATGGATTGTGGTATTCCTTTTTGCCACAGTGGTTGTCCGTTAGGAAATTTAATTCCTGACTTCAACGACATGGTACATCAGGAAGAATGGCAGAGTGCATTAGAGATTTTACAATCGACTAATAACTTTCCGGAATTTACAGGACGCTTATGCCCTGCTCCATGCGAAAAAGCATGTGTATTAGGAATCATTAAAGATCCGGTATCAATCGAAAACATCGAGAAAAACATTGTTGAAATTGGTTTTGCAGAAGGCTGGATCAAACCTCAGCCACCAAAAAAGAGAACAGGTAAAACAGTTGCCGTTATTGGTTCAGGACCTGCGGGACTTGCAGCAGCACAGCAATTAAACAGAGCCGGACACACGGTTACGGTTTTTGAAAGAGACAATGCAATTGGAGGTTTATTACGTTACGGAATTCCAAATTTCAAATTAGAAAAAGGAATCATTGACAGACGTGTAGCAATTCTTGAAGCAGAAGGAATCACTTTCAAAACTGATGTAAACGTTGGTGTAAACTTTAGCGTAGCCGAATTAAACACTTTCGATTCTATCGTTTTATGCGGTGGAGCAACAGAAAGAAGAAGCTTGCCAACTAAAGGAATCGAAAGCAAAGGCGTTGTTCAGGCAATGGATTTCTTAACACAACAGACTAAAGTTTTATACGGAGAATCAATTCCAGACCAAATTAAAGCAACTGGTAAAGATGTAATCGTTATTGGTGGTGGAGATACTGGTTCTGACTGTATTGGAACTTCAAACAGACACGGAGCAAAATCTGTAACTAACTTTGAGATTTTACCAAAACCTCCTGTTGGAAGAAGCGAGTCAACTCCTTGGCCTTTCTGGCCTTTGCAGTTAAAAACATCATCTTCTCACGAAGAAGGCTGTGACAGAAACTGGTTAATCAATACTAAAGAATTCATTTCTAACGATAAAGGCGAATTAACCGGATTAAAAACCGTTGAAGTTCAATGGAAAATGACTCCTGGACAAAGACCTGAATTAATCGAAAAAGAAGGTTCTGAAAAAATCTGGCCTTGCGATTTAGCTTTATTGGCTTTAGGATTTACAGGCCCAGAGAAAACATTAAGCGAGCAATTAGGCATTGAAACTGATTTTAGAAGCAATTACAAAGCAACTAATTATCAAACAAACGTCCCTCACATTTTCACTGCTGGTGATATGCGAAGAGGACAATCATTAATTGTATGGGCTATTTCAGAAGGTCGCGAAGCAGCAAGAGAGGTAGATTTGTTCTTAATGGGCTCTACCAACCTGCCAACTAAAGGAAACGGAGATCTTCCGAGCCTATAA